GAACGTCTGGACGACCCCGCGCTGGTCTGTCACGAGCAACTCCCCGGAGAGATCGTAGAAGCGATCGTGAAGCGGCCAAAAGAGGTTGACTCCGTTGAAGAAGGCGTCAAAGAGGACGTGTGCGAACAGCACCGCGGCGAGCGTGGCCCACGCGACGCGGTGACCGTAGTCACCCCACCGATCACGGAGGGCGGACTTCTCGCGGATCGCGCCGTCCCACAGCACGACGGCGGCGGGGATGAGCACGATCCAGACGTTGTGCAACGCCGCGCGGTGCGTTCCGGGGACGACGATCCCGATCAGCGTATCCAGATCGAGGAGGGCGCTACACCCCATCACGATCAGGATCGCCCGGGTATCGAACTCCTCGCCGAGCAACGCGACCCCGACCAATCCCGCGAACGCGACGTGGACGACGGTCGATGGCATATCGGGCCGACTCGAACCGCGAGGGCTTTACTGTTTGGGCGATCGAAAAGTCAGTCTCTCGGACGAGATCGTCACCGATACAGCGACAGGTAGAGCATCCCGAACCCGATGATAAACGGAATCGTCTCGACGATCCGGAACAGGGTCGAAAGCGTTGGGACCTGTGAAACGATCGTCGTGAGTGCAACCCCCATACTGAGAAACGCGAACCCGATGAACGCGGATTCCAGCCGCTTCGTTTTGTTCATTCTGTACGATTGAAAGCTGATGAGCGTCAGGCCCAGTGCGAGCGCAAACACGGCCATCTGCATCGTCATAAGGACGGCTTCGGCTATCTCATTCATGTCTCCCATCACCCGTCGGTATCGATCGCACGATCACGTCACGGCTGTAGTTGCGGGACATCGTCTCTCCTAGGTCGCACCGAGTTCGTCCCAGAGTTGGGTAAACCGGTCCGGGAGGTTTTCTTCACGGAAAATACGAACGTCGTACTCGTCGTCTTCCAGTGAGATGACCGTGCTATTGAAATTGGACTGGAACTCCTTGTAGTGGTTGCCGTCGTCCGCGACGAGCGTCCGGTGCTTGATGAGGTCGTAGTCCTCGAGGAGTTCGAGGCGTCGATAGATCGTCGGCTGGGACAGATCCAGCCGTTCCGCCAGTTCCTTCGCCGAACAGGGTTCGCGGCTGATCGAGGCGAGGACGGTTCTGGCGTGTTCGTCCCCGATCATGTCAAGAATGTCTTCGATGGAGGACTCTTCATCCATGTGGTGTTCCTATAGAGAGACGGAGCAAAAGACTTTCCCAGTTTTCAAACCGTCAGTCGCGATCGAGATATTTACGGCGTGAAAGCCCGGTGCTCGATCGAACCCGGTCGGAGAGCGGCAAAAACCGTCCCGTTCCGAGGGGGCTTTCTCAATTTGCGAAAATACCTATTTATACCCCTTATCCCCGTCCGAAGCCACTGCCGATGGTATATGATCTACCGGTATGATGGACCGGTATGGCAACGACAGATGGTGTGTCAAACGGGATGACCGAACCGTGTTCCGAGTGCGAGACAGAGACGCTACACGAGGTGTCCGTCCAGCTCGTAACCGAAGCAGGGAGTGGGGAAAACGCCCAGTATTCGCGGGAACCCTACCGCGTCCGGGAGTGCCAGCGCTGTGGCAACCGCGAGAGCCAGCGGATGAACAACGCCTGAGCGTACCGGTTTCCACCCGGAACGACGTTGGCGGGGACGGTGGCGACGCTCATTCGTTCTTCTCGGTCCGATACGTTTCGGCGATTCGAAAGAGTACCGTCCCGAGTCCCGCCGCGGTGAGCACGAACAGCTCTCCCGTGTCCGCGATCGGAAACGTCCGTTCGGCACCGTTCGCGGGCTCTCCGGGCGTCGGGTTGAACCCGGTCGAGTAGTACGTATCCTCGGTGGTGCCGCGGGCCGTCGCGTCGGTGATTCTGTGGCTGCCATCGTCGAACTCGACGAACGTCTGTTCGATCCCGCGATCGCTGGAGAGGAGCAACTCGCCCGAGAGATCGTAGAACCGGTCGTGAAGCGGCCAGAGGAGGTTGACGCCGTTGTAGAACGCGTCCAGCAGGACGTGTGCGAACAACAGCGTGACGAGGGTAACCCAGATCACCCGGTAGCCGTACGCCCCCCAGCGCGCGTGGACGGCCGACTCCTCGCGGAGACTCGCGTCCCAGTACAACAGCGCGCCCGGAACGAGGAGGAACCAGACGTTGTGAAAGAGCGCACGGTGAGCGCCGGGAAAGTAGATTCCGATCACCGTATCGGCGTCGATCGTCGCGGTCACGATCATCACGGTGAGAATCGCCTTCGTGTCGAACCGGTCGCCGAGCAATGCGGTCCCGAGCAGTCCCGCGAACGCGACGTGGACGAGAACCGATGGCATACGCTGTCTGTGGTATGGTACCGATATTCAATGTACTCCCGTCTTTCGAGACGCGCGACTGCGATCGCGATCAACCGCGGATCGCCTGCGAGATCGATCGGTCTCCAGAAGCTACTTGATGCGACCACGCAACCGACGCACATGGGCGGACGTGGACCGAAACGAGAACTCGCAGAGAAGATCGCCGGGGAGATCACGCTGAGTGCCGATCCCGGTGCCACGTTACGCAAGTGGCGGACCGACTTCGGAATCTCCCAGACCGATCTGGCGGCGGAGATCGACGTCTCCTCCTCGGTCATCTCCGACTACGAGAGCGGTCGCCGGGAGAGCCCCGGCATCGGCGTCGTCAGCCGCCTCGTCGAGGGCCTGCTCGCGATCGACGAACGCCGCGGCGGGGACCGCATTCGACAGTACGGCCGCGTGCTGTCGGCCGGGTTCGACAGCGACGTCGTCCACGATCTCCGGGAGTACGCGACGTCGATCCCGCTCACGCGGCTGTACGACGCGATCGACGCGACCGAAATCGCGACCGGGGCCACCGATCGGATCAGCGGCCACACCGTTATCGACAGCATCGAGGCGATCACCAGGCTCTCCAGCGAGGAGTTCTTCCGGCTCTACGGCCAGAGCACGAACCGCGTCCTCGTGTTCACGGGCGTCACTCGCGGCGAATCGCCGCTGGTCGCACTCCGAGTGGTCAACCCGACCCCCAACGCCGTCATCCTGCACGGGATCGACGAACCCGACCTGTGGGATCACGCCGCCGACCTGGCGCGGATCGACGGCTACTCGCTGGCCGTGACGACCGAGCCGTTAGACGAGATGCTCGACCACCTCGTCACTCTCGAGTGAGCCCGTAACCGTGACCGACCGCCGCTCCGCGCTCGATCGGGCCGACCGCCTGACCCTCGCGGTGACCGTGGTCTTCCTCGCGACGCTCGCGATCGTCGCCGTCGTCGACGAGACGATCGGCTGGCTCGTCTGGAGCGTTGCGATGGCCGTCCTCGTCGGGACGGTGCTGGTGCTGGTCGCCCGATCGGAGTCGATCGAGTGAATTCCGTCCGGCACCGCCAGCCACAGCGATGCAGCCGATCCAGTGATTCAGGCGATCTGGTCCTCGTACTCGTCCGCGGTCAGGAGAGCGTCGAGTTCGCTCGCGTCGTCGGGGTCGATCTCGAGCATCCAGCCCTCGCCGAACGGATCGTCGTTGACGAGTTCCGGCGCGTCGAACAGTTCTTCGTTGATCGACGCGACCTCGCCGCTGACGGGTGCGTAGAGGTCGGACACCGCTTTGATCGATTCGATGACGCCGAACTCCTCCTCCTGTGTGACCGCGTCGCCCTCGTCGGGGAGTTCGACGAAGACGACGTCGCCGAGTTCGTCCTGTGCGAAGTCGGTGATGCCGACGCGAACGACGCCGTCGGTCTCTTCGGCCCACTCGTGCGATTCTAGATACTGCCGGTCTTCGGGAATGTCGAAGCTCATTATACTGTGTCAATGAAGGGGATGGGTTCAACTCTTGCTTTTTTGGACTGTCCGCGAACGACGACCTGTAACGTCGTGCCAGGGTCGGCGTACTCGATCGGTACGTAGCCGAGCCCGATCGGTCTCTCGAGGGTCGGGCTCATCGTGCCGCTGGTGACCGTTCCGACGACCCGACTCTCGGTGGTGGTGATGTCGTAGCCGTGGCGGGGGACGCCCCGATCGATCAGCGCGAAGCCGACGAGTTCCTCTTCGATACCCTCCTCGCGAACCCGCGCGAGCGCGTCGCGGCCGACGAACTCCGTCTCAAGGTCGACGGTGAAGCCGATACCGGCCTCGTAAGGCGTCCGTGGATTCGACTCGACGTCGAAGTCCTGCCCGGCGAGCAACAGGCCCGCTTCGATCCGCAGGGTGTCGCGGGCCCCGAGGCCACAGGGCTGGCAGTCGAGCATCGACCAGATCGCCTCGGCCTCGGACCAGGGAACGATCAGTTCGAACCCGTCCTCGCCCGTGTAGCCGGTGCGAGCGGTCCAGCACGTCGTCTCGCCGATCGTTGCGTATCTGGCCTCGAACCGATTCAGGTCGGTGACCGAGTCGTCGACCACTCGATCGACGAGGTCGGGTGCCTCGGGCCCCTGAACGGCGAACATCGCGTACTCGTCGGTCCGGTTGTCGACGGTCGCGTCGAGGTCCCACTCGTTTCGGTGGGTGATCCAGCGTTCGTGGGTCGCCTCGTCGGTCCCCGCGTTGGGGACGAAGAGGTACGTCGGGTCGCCGCCTCCGGCCGAACCAGCCGATCGCTCGCCATCCCCGTCCGGGAGCCGGTAGACCACCGTGTCGTCGATGATGTTGCCATCCTCGTTCGTGATGGTCGCGTACTGCGAGTCGCCGACGTCGAGTCTGGTGACGTCGTTCGAGGTGAGCCGTTGCATCAGCGTCGTCGCGTCGGGGCCGGTGACGTGAATCTGGCCCATGTGGGAGACGTCGAACTTCCCCACGTCGGTGCGAACGGCCTCGTGTTCGGTACGAATCGAGTCGAATTCGACTGGCATGTCCCAGCCACCGAACTCCGTGAACTTCGCCCCCCGGTCGTCGTGAATCCCACGCAACGGCGGCGTCTGAAGCGGCATACTCGGGTGGACACTCTCGGGATAGTAATGTCTTTTCGTCAGTCGGGCGTCCGCGGCCGTCGTCACGACCGATCGGAAGTCGGTTCGAGCGCGATCGGTTCGGCGGCCGTTCGGCGATCCGTTCCCCCGTTGAGTGACGACGCCGATCCGTCACACCTATTTCCGGCGGGGGGAAACGGGCGAGCATGTTCGACCGCGTTCGTGCCCGTCTCGCGCCCGATTCCGAGGGACCGCCGACCGTCGGTCTGTTCGTCGACGGGCCGAACGTCTTCCGCGACGAGTTCGACGTCGACCTCGACGACCTCCGTACGGCAGCGCGGGACCTCGGCCGGGTCGGCGTCATTCGCCTCTATCTCGACGAACACGCCACCCCCGGACTCATCCAGGCCGCTGAGGCCCGCGGGTTCGAGGTGATCGTGACCAGCGGCGACGTCGACGTCAAACTCGCCGTCGACGCGACCGCGCTCGCCGGCGACGGCACGTTCGATCGGCTCGCCATCGCCTCGCGGGACACCGATTTCAAACCCGTCCTCGAGTACGCCGGAACCGTCGGCGTCGAGACCGTCGCGATCGCACCGGGATCGTACGGCCGATCGGACGCGCTCCGGAACGCAGCGGACGACGCGATCACGCTCGGTACCTGATCGATCGGCGGCGTCGAACGTGCGATCCGTCGCTGTCGGCCGCCGCTCGATCCGAACGTCGTTACTGCCCCCGTTCCCGGACCGTCAGCGTGTACGCACCGCTTCCGGTATCGGCGTGCACCTGGATTCCCAGGTCCTCGTCACCGGAGAGCGAAACGGAAATGGACTCGCTGGCGCCGGATTCGGCGCTCCCTTCGTCGTAGTCCCACCGACTCGGTGACCGCCCGTCGAGGGTCACGTACAGGTGGAAGTCGGCGTCAGCCGGTCCCTCGAGTGTGAGCGTGACGGAACACGGATCCGACGTGTACAGGGGATAGCTGTATCGATCGCTTTCGCCCCACCAGCCGCCGCTGAGTTCCCCGTCGGCGCTCGCGGTGATCGTTTCGTCGCCACACTCGCCGCTCGACTCCCCGTCGCCACCCGATCCCTCGTCGGAATCCGGATACGGATCGGTCGTCACCGCAGCCCCCGCGTCGACGCGACCGTGGCCCTGCGCGTCCGCGTCGAGGCCGACGTCGACGGCAGTCTCCTGGAGGTGCTCCTGGAGGGCCTCGCGCGAGAGATCGGGATAGGCCGATCGCACCAGGCCGGCCACACCGGAGACGACCGGCGCTGCCATCGACGTTCCCGACATCCGTGCATACCCGTCCCAGGGGACGGCCGAGACGAGCCTGGTGCCCGGTGCCGCGAGGTCGATTCCCGTGCCCCTGTTCGAGAAAGCGGCGATCGAGTCGTTCTCGTCGACCGCCGAGACGCCGATCACGTCCTCGTAGGCTGCCGGATACATGACGCCGTCAGCCCCCTCGTTGCCGGCGGCTCCGACGAGCAGGCACCCCCGATCCCGCGCGTACTCGCAGGCGTTCGCGAGGGTCGCGTAGTCGTCGCCCGTCCCGAGCGAGAGGTTGACGACGTCCGCGCCGGCGTCGGCAGCCCACTGGATCGCGTCGGCGATGTCGGACAGCGAACCGCGACCGGACTCGTCGAGCGCGCGAACGGAGAGCAGCGAACAGTTGCTGATGCCCGCGTGTCCGGTGGCGTTGTCGGTTTCACCCGCGGCGATCGCTCCGACGTGCGTTCCGTGCCGTTCCTCGTCGCTCGCCGGATAGGGCTCGCTCCCCGACCGGACGAAGTCCTCGCCGTGTCGATCGTCGATCGTGCCAGCGAGCGTCGGATGATCGTACTGGATGCCCTGGTCGACCACGGCGACGACGACGTCGTCGTCGCCGAGCGTCGTCTCCCAGGCGGTCTCGCAGCCGATTTGCTGCGGGGCGTGCTGGGAATCGTAGTAGGGATCGTCGGGTTCGCCGATCGCCTCGATCGTCGCGTTCGGTTCGACGTATTCGACCTCGTCGAATCGGGTGACGGCCTCGACGAACTGCTCGCGTGCCCGATCCGGAGCGTCCGAGGGAAACGAGACGGTGGCGTAGTAAATCGCGTCGTTCGTCCGACCGATTTCGGCGTTAGCGGGGGCGGCCGAGCGGACCGCTCCGCGAACGTCCGAGACCGACTCGGAGACGCCGACGAGGAGTTCGTCTTTCCTGGGGCCCGAATCGCCTCCAGGGGTCGTGCTCGCGCTCGCGAGCCCGGTCGATCCGAGCAAGCCACCGAGTGAAAGAGACCGCAGAATCGTTCGCCGATCGACCGGCGGTGTTCTGCCCCGATCGTTGGAGCCGTCCTGTGGCATGGAGTGACTATCATCACTCCCTGAAATTAGTAAACTCTTATCGAACTGAAGATTATTTATCCGGATTACAATCGCGACTCTCCTGTCAGTAGCAAATATATCGTCGACTTAAAGCGTACATTCGTACAGCCGCCGATTGAAACGACGCCGATCGACGTCGGAAAACTAACCCGGCGTTTGATGGCGGATCGACACCCATAGCGGGACTGTGCGATCGCAACGGGGAAGACGGGCGTCCGACCGGAACGCCGTCGCGGGGACACCGGGACGCGCACCTGTCGCGAGCGACGCGCGGGACGCAAAGTCGATGATTTTTCCCGGCTCGATCGCCGAACCGGGAGTATGATCGCCGACGAAACGCCGATTCTCGACAACCACCTCCACCTCGATCCGGACGCCAACCGCGGCATCGACGCGGTCCGGGACTTCGCACGCGTGGGCGGCACGCATCTGCTCGTGGTGAACAAACCGTCCTGGCATCTCGGCGTCGAGGCGGTTGCAGGCGAGGACTTCCGCCCGGTCTTCGAGCGCACCATCGAGATCGTCGACGAGGCATCCGCGGAACTCGACGGGCGCGCCTGGCCGGTGCTGGGGGTCCACCCCGGGCTGATCTCCCGACTCGTCGACGATCGCGGCTACGCGCCCGAGGAGGCCCGGGAGATCATGCGGGGCGGCATCGACGTCGCCGCGGAGTACGTCGAGCGCGGCGACGCGCTGGCCCTGAAGTCCGGCCGGCCCCACTACGACGTCGACGAAGCCGTCTGGGACGCCTCGAACGCCGTCATGCGGCGCGCTTTCGAACGGGCGGCGGAGATCGACTGCGCCGTCCAGCTACACGCTGAGGCGAG
The nucleotide sequence above comes from Halosolutus halophilus. Encoded proteins:
- a CDS encoding metal-dependent hydrolase encodes the protein MPSTVVHVAFAGLVGVALLGEEFDTRAILIVMGCSALLDLDTLIGIVVPGTHRAALHNVWIVLIPAAVVLWDGAIREKSALRDRWGDYGHRVAWATLAAVLFAHVLFDAFFNGVNLFWPLHDRFYDLSGELLVTDQRGVVQTFVELETGEVAESTARGTTENTHYRTGVDPTRDEPATGIERVFPIAGTGERFVLTVAGLLTVLVRIVEDRRSD
- a CDS encoding DUF7521 family protein, with translation MNEIAEAVLMTMQMAVFALALGLTLISFQSYRMNKTKRLESAFIGFAFLSMGVALTTIVSQVPTLSTLFRIVETIPFIIGFGMLYLSLYR
- a CDS encoding ArsR/SmtB family transcription factor, whose product is MDEESSIEDILDMIGDEHARTVLASISREPCSAKELAERLDLSQPTIYRRLELLEDYDLIKHRTLVADDGNHYKEFQSNFNSTVISLEDDEYDVRIFREENLPDRFTQLWDELGAT
- a CDS encoding metal-dependent hydrolase, giving the protein MPSVLVHVAFAGLLGTALLGDRFDTKAILTVMIVTATIDADTVIGIYFPGAHRALFHNVWFLLVPGALLYWDASLREESAVHARWGAYGYRVIWVTLVTLLFAHVLLDAFYNGVNLLWPLHDRFYDLSGELLLSSDRGIEQTFVEFDDGSHRITDATARGTTEDTYYSTGFNPTPGEPANGAERTFPIADTGELFVLTAAGLGTVLFRIAETYRTEKNE
- a CDS encoding helix-turn-helix domain-containing protein produces the protein MGGRGPKRELAEKIAGEITLSADPGATLRKWRTDFGISQTDLAAEIDVSSSVISDYESGRRESPGIGVVSRLVEGLLAIDERRGGDRIRQYGRVLSAGFDSDVVHDLREYATSIPLTRLYDAIDATEIATGATDRISGHTVIDSIEAITRLSSEEFFRLYGQSTNRVLVFTGVTRGESPLVALRVVNPTPNAVILHGIDEPDLWDHAADLARIDGYSLAVTTEPLDEMLDHLVTLE
- the gcvH gene encoding glycine cleavage system protein GcvH, coding for MSFDIPEDRQYLESHEWAEETDGVVRVGITDFAQDELGDVVFVELPDEGDAVTQEEEFGVIESIKAVSDLYAPVSGEVASINEELFDAPELVNDDPFGEGWMLEIDPDDASELDALLTADEYEDQIA
- the gcvT gene encoding glycine cleavage system aminomethyltransferase GcvT; this translates as MPLQTPPLRGIHDDRGAKFTEFGGWDMPVEFDSIRTEHEAVRTDVGKFDVSHMGQIHVTGPDATTLMQRLTSNDVTRLDVGDSQYATITNEDGNIIDDTVVYRLPDGDGERSAGSAGGGDPTYLFVPNAGTDEATHERWITHRNEWDLDATVDNRTDEYAMFAVQGPEAPDLVDRVVDDSVTDLNRFEARYATIGETTCWTARTGYTGEDGFELIVPWSEAEAIWSMLDCQPCGLGARDTLRIEAGLLLAGQDFDVESNPRTPYEAGIGFTVDLETEFVGRDALARVREEGIEEELVGFALIDRGVPRHGYDITTTESRVVGTVTSGTMSPTLERPIGLGYVPIEYADPGTTLQVVVRGQSKKARVEPIPFIDTV
- a CDS encoding NYN domain-containing protein — its product is MFDRVRARLAPDSEGPPTVGLFVDGPNVFRDEFDVDLDDLRTAARDLGRVGVIRLYLDEHATPGLIQAAEARGFEVIVTSGDVDVKLAVDATALAGDGTFDRLAIASRDTDFKPVLEYAGTVGVETVAIAPGSYGRSDALRNAADDAITLGT
- a CDS encoding S8 family peptidase, whose product is MPQDGSNDRGRTPPVDRRTILRSLSLGGLLGSTGLASASTTPGGDSGPRKDELLVGVSESVSDVRGAVRSAAPANAEIGRTNDAIYYATVSFPSDAPDRAREQFVEAVTRFDEVEYVEPNATIEAIGEPDDPYYDSQHAPQQIGCETAWETTLGDDDVVVAVVDQGIQYDHPTLAGTIDDRHGEDFVRSGSEPYPASDEERHGTHVGAIAAGETDNATGHAGISNCSLLSVRALDESGRGSLSDIADAIQWAADAGADVVNLSLGTGDDYATLANACEYARDRGCLLVGAAGNEGADGVMYPAAYEDVIGVSAVDENDSIAAFSNRGTGIDLAAPGTRLVSAVPWDGYARMSGTSMAAPVVSGVAGLVRSAYPDLSREALQEHLQETAVDVGLDADAQGHGRVDAGAAVTTDPYPDSDEGSGGDGESSGECGDETITASADGELSGGWWGESDRYSYPLYTSDPCSVTLTLEGPADADFHLYVTLDGRSPSRWDYDEGSAESGASESISVSLSGDEDLGIQVHADTGSGAYTLTVRERGQ
- a CDS encoding TatD family hydrolase translates to MIADETPILDNHLHLDPDANRGIDAVRDFARVGGTHLLVVNKPSWHLGVEAVAGEDFRPVFERTIEIVDEASAELDGRAWPVLGVHPGLISRLVDDRGYAPEEAREIMRGGIDVAAEYVERGDALALKSGRPHYDVDEAVWDASNAVMRRAFERAAEIDCAVQLHAEASEDMTAVTDWAEAAGLPAHRVVKHYAGGRLEGPIPSVMSEKARLEVAAERGDPFLMETDYIDDPDRPGAVLGPKTVPRRVSWLLENGHDEAVRNAHVETPELVYGIDTEATLAPGDR